The Hemiscyllium ocellatum isolate sHemOce1 chromosome 22, sHemOce1.pat.X.cur, whole genome shotgun sequence genome includes a region encoding these proteins:
- the pgam1b gene encoding phosphoglycerate mutase 1b: MAAYRLVLVRHGESTWNQENRFCGWFDADLSETGRQEADRGAQALREAGYQFDLCYTSVLKRAVRTLWTLLDGIDQMWVPVVRSWRLNERHYGALTGLNKAETAAKHGEQQVKIWRRSFDVPPPPMGPDHDFYSIISKDRRYADLSENDLPSCESLKDTIARALPFWDEEIVPQIKAGKRVLIAAHGNSLRGIVKHLEGMSEEAIMELNLPTGIPIMYELDVNLKPVKPMQFLGDEETVKAAMAAVAAQGKVKK; the protein is encoded by the exons ATGGCAGCTTACAGGCTGGTGCTggtgagacacggggagagcaccTGGAACCAGGAGAACCGCTTCTGCGGCTGGTTCGATGCTGATCTCTCGGAGACCGGGAGGCAGGAGGCGGACAGAGGAGCCCAGGCGCTCAGGGAGGCGGGTTACCAGTTTGACCTGTGCTACACCTCGGTGCTGAAGCGGGCGGTGCGGACCCTGTGGACGCTGCTGGACGGGATTGACCAGATGTGGGTGCCGGTGGTGCGGAGCTGGCGGCTCAATGAGCGGCATTACGGGGCCCTGACCGGCCTCAACAAGGCGGAGACGGCGGCCAAGCACGGAGAGCAGCAGGTCAAGATCTGGAGGAGGTCCTTCGatgtcccccctccccccatgggGCCGGACCATGACTTCTACTCCATCATCAGCAAG GACCGTCGCTATGCTGATCTGTCTGAGAATGATCTTCCCTCTTGTGAGAGTTTGAAGGATACAATTGCCCGTGCCCTGCCCTTCTGGGATGAGGAGATTGTGCCACAGATTAAAGCTGGGAAACGGGTCCTGATTGCAGCTCATGGTAACAGCCTGAGGGGGATTGTCAAACATCTGGAAG GCATGTCTGAGGAAGCTATCATGGAACTGAACCTCCCAACGGGAATCCCCATCATGTATGAGCTCGACGTGAACCTGAAGCCAGTGAAACCCATGCAGTTCCTGggagatgaggagacagtgaaggcAGCAATGGCTGCTGTGGCTGCTCAGGGCAAAGTCAAGAAATGA